A DNA window from Tamandua tetradactyla isolate mTamTet1 chromosome 22, mTamTet1.pri, whole genome shotgun sequence contains the following coding sequences:
- the LOC143665927 gene encoding LOW QUALITY PROTEIN: cell death regulator Aven-like (The sequence of the model RefSeq protein was modified relative to this genomic sequence to represent the inferred CDS: inserted 1 base in 1 codon), which yields MYHKANTYISFTSSRDSFSQFWFAEEKEWDGETTDPKQNSALYVNCESLVQALQELPLSLRLNVAAQLVQTTIPSELPQVKPKRNDNGKGLGMQLKGPLGPGGKGSVSELKSMYLGKDGPRLGPPNDSQKPSSSPPSXADHLDEELDLLLNLDGPGEEEAGVLPHKTSLDLKPEEDGKEVQEDKVPAEPAVTEEKNVEAEQRTPSKSVTEEELEDWLDSMIS from the exons ATGTACCACAAGGCAAATACCTATATTAGTTTTACATCTTCGA GGGACTCCTTCTCACAGTTTTGGTTTGCTGAGGAGAAAGAATGGGATGGTGAAACTACAGATCCGAAACAGAATTCGGCACTTTACGTGAACTGTGAGTCATTGGTTCAAGCCCTTCAAGAACTGCCTCTTTCACTCCGACTCAATGTTGCTGCTCAATTGGTTCAGACCACAATTCCTTCAGAGCTTCCTCAGGTGAAACCAAAGAGAAATGACAATGGCAAGGGCCTAGGGATGCAGTTAAAAGGGCCGTTGGGGCCTGGAGGGAAGGGCTCTGTCTCTGAGCTGAAATCCATGTACTTGGGTAAAGACGGACCAAGACTGGGTCCTCCAAACGATTCTCAGAaaccctcctcctccccaccat GTGCAGACCATTTGGATGAAGAGCTAGATCTGCTGCTTAATTTAGATGGGCCTGGAGAAGAGGAAGCTGGTGTCCTCCCCCATAAGACATCTCTAGACCTGAAACCTGAGGAGGATGGGAAGGAGGTTCAAGAGGATAAAGTTCCTGCAGAACCAGCTGTAACTGAAGAAAAGAATGTGGAAGCTGAGCAACGAACTCCATCAAAAAGTGTTACTGAGGAAGAACTTGAAGACTGGCTGGACAGTAtgatttcctaa